Sequence from the Metopolophium dirhodum isolate CAU chromosome 2, ASM1992520v1, whole genome shotgun sequence genome:
agcgttgcatttattaatttttttggtatttgttttttgttaaatcctctaatatattttttttaattgtgatgTAATAGAGAAAAATAACACCAATCAACAAGAAGAGATTTCCCCTAGTCGTTTGGATATTCGTGTTGGTAAAATAGTCGAAGTATCTAAACATCCAGAAGCGGACGCATTGTATGTTGAAAAGATTGATCTTGGTATGTATCTTACGTGTTTATTTAGAGCTAATATTGTACAAGAGTTTCatcattatatatatctattaattagcaactttcttatatattttaatatttatataaaatacagtacACTCCCATTGAATACAGGGTTGATTGATGAAAAATGTCTAgcctaatataatttacctcataatacattttttcaactaaTCCCTTGGAGTTTGTCTTAAATGGTTTTTACTTTACATTGAGAACtagacaatataaattaatttacagtcATGTACTTATATTGTCATAAATAACTTGTTAGtagtttttaattgaatagaattaattttctttgtttattaattacctaataaatgaattttatttattaatatttttcacagGTGAAGAGCAGCCTAGAACAATAGTTAGTGGTCTTGTAAATTATGTACCAATTAATGAAATGCAAGATAGATTAGTGgttgtattatgtaatttaaaacctGCCAAAATGAGAGGTATTGAATCGAGTGGAATGGTTCTTTGTGCATCAatgtatgattaaatatttattttattaagtggacgccacacccgcatgtgtcgtctccatcttacaagtgtgtaacatagcaaatgtATGCTTAGCAGATTATGTTTGCTCCATTAGTTTAagaattagagtgaattgacctattatgaaacttgatggagagaacattatctatgttcgtgtttgtttttttattattattcaggtttttagcaagttatgtgtatataatgacgtaaattaaaaattctcataactcacttatgttcttaccatcaagtttcataatagatcgattctaatttttaaactaacagagctaaacttgatctgctgagcgtaaatttggtatgttacacacttgtaagatGGCAACAACACATGCGTGTGTGACATCTtcttgaaataatttttgtacgGTTTTTATTGTGTTATAGTGAAAACAACGGAGTTAAGTCTGTTGAGCCTTTAGAGCCAGCTGGAGAAAGTAAACCAGGTGATAAAGTTTTTATTGAAAGTTATGAACAAGGTGAACCAGACAAAATTTTgaatcccaaaaaaaaaatttgggaacAACTtcaggtaaaatataattaataaattaattcttttTCTATATCctaaatttcttaaaatttaatttttttttaggttgacttaaaagtttcaaatttatGTGAGGCTCAATGGCAATCCAACAACTTGATGACAAATGCTGGAAAAATTCTGAGCAAatcactaaaaaatgttaatattgcttaattttttttaagatataataacaacaattaaatacatacatacataattaaatacaatttattttttatgtatatttatatctatatttacattctaaaataatttaataatacaattaaaaatctttTCCAAGTgcatacaataattaacaactTGAATGAGTCACTACACTCATAAAGTTTGATACATTTGAGTTTTCCTCTTCATCAGAAATATCACTTAAAACCTTTTCGTTATCAACAAAAGTggaattaaaaagtttttttgaattatgagtttgttttttaattgtttcaaataACTGTTGAAGTTCTGTCTTAGCTAATTTTATGGCTGATGCTTCTCTGTTATacgcaatatattttgtatcgatATCATGTTCTACGTAACTTTTATCACCATACTTAGGAAAATCTTTTATTAGGTCGCCTTCTGATTTCAATGATGTCATTGACACAGatttaatatctttattttctAATCCAGTTAATACAATTTGCTTCATTTgtctagaaaatatataaagtataaatataatacaaatcattgttcattaatattattttaaaaatcagctgaagctaaaatagcttaaataaatcaattactagagattttttataaatagaaacataatttatcttattttattttatgggttGGTTGCAGTCAGTCAAGCAACATGACTGAGAGTAACATCTACtgccactagttcccggatgagTGCCGGGctcaaattcaataaaaaaaaaaaattattttaatttgtccaTGCttgattgcatttttttttatgtattttacattaattataatggttaaaatgattttgtcacGAAAATACTAAAACATTCTTGATTGGGgagataaaaatgcaaaatagaaTTCACAAGTtccagaaataaaaaaatatttatgctatTCTAACAATTGTTACATCTTACttctattttataaacataacgTGTACTCTAGGcacatatgttatatataatatgtacctatcatttacaataatatgctgACTATATTAAGTCCCTCCTTTTTTGGTGCCACATTGTAAGGCTACCCGAATACCCATATGTAAGATAAATTCTCACAAGTTCTCCGCAATTACCATCATGAAGCACCGAAACTCCAAGACAGTACTACATTTTGGTAAACTCTGTTCGTAAGTATTAAGTAATAGTTAACTTTTATGTATTGACAATTATTAAGAtcgtaatttatttgtaatattaaaaatatattcaaaagaaACTAACTTCTTCCCTGCCCCCTGAATATCCTATATTTAACTGGTCATCCCCGACCACGTTACATATTGGTGGAGGCGCTGAAGCTCTTAAGTAGTTGAAGTTACAATTATTTGCGATtggtttagatttttattttgttactagTTAATTTACGTTAATTGAAGTGTATCAAAATAATAGAGTAAAAGTGTAGTCAGGTTAAGAATAattgaggtttttttttcatttaagatttatgatattataaatttaagttataagAGTGTAgtgattatactttatataataaaaataaaaattaaattaaattttttgcgAGATTTTAAGTGTTAAGCTTAAGAAGGAAATAAAGGAAATAAAAGAGTAACACTATTAGAGaatttacacaataaaattaaaattgaatttttttttttgaaatttatgtgAATTTAAGTATATGTAAATAAGAGTAACGTGGCTGAAGAATCATATACAAGCTAAGTAGGAAAGTATAAGAATAAAAGCATAGTTATATAGAGAGTAAGGTAGGAGAAATTTTATTGTAAGTGAACATAGGcaatgtttgaataaataaaagtatttaagggGACAGAGTGGCCGAGCAGACCAAGGTGTCGGTTGTAATGCACACCGTCGCCGGTTTAAATCCGGCTACaagcggcatttttcttcaagTCAGTGTCCGGAGAGAGATGCCGCCATCAccattatagcataatattatttaataaatgtaaaaataatcaacCAAAAAGCATTACTTTATATCTGATCTAAGCTTGGAGACTTCATTATCTTTGAGACTTCTGGTAATAGCTAATTTCTCCAGAtctgattttgtaattttgttgaattcattattttcttttagtaTTGTTTGGtaagtattattatgttcagTTTGAATATTTCCATTCACTTTGTCCTTAacctgtataataatgttaagaataaaaattcatcttataaaaaaaaaatgaatttacacaaactttgtttttatttggtaaattattcaatcttttatttaaacttGTAATAATGATTTCCTGGTTTCTAATCAATTTATCTGAAGCTATAAGTTTAGATTTAAGTTCTGTGATTGTATCTAAATATTCACGCTCGCGATTATTCAACTTTTCCAATGAATTGCATGATTCTTTATAtttcctatttaaatattaaaattaaaaaaacagaaacattcaaaacagtttttaatttatttactcaaGTAAACTATCCCTTTCAGATGTCACACACTGTAGTTTTTCTTTACATTTAGTGTTATCTTTTGTCAACTGACTATAATGATTTTCAAGTTCTGATATTTTCCCTAGCAGTACGgacaaatatttctaaaatataaattattgtgaaaaataaaatattaatgatttgttaataaaaaataataaatacatttttacttacaTTTTCTTGAGAactgttatcatattttaaatctttacaATAATCATTATCTCTTGTTGGAACCATAGAATTGTAATTCATAACtgggatattatttattttagggcTAGGCAAATTTTCAGCACATTCATCAACAATTCTTTCTACAACCACTTGCATTTCATCAACAATTTTTGCAATGTCTCCATCTAATAAACAttcaatcaaaaaatataacaattcataaaaatacaaatataataaaaattaaaaaatgttttctaactTTTAACACCTGGATACTCCATAATTTCCTTTAGTAGAAATTGTAATGTTCTGATTGGATTGAATACAGAAAGTGAGTTAGAACTTTTGCATTCTTTATCAATAGGTGAATCACTACACTGTACACTCTTGGTCAttgcttaaaataaaaactaattaaatattaatttttataaaaaaatacaatgtttatacttttagtATTCATCTCAGGAATAGAGgaatattttttaggtttaaTTTTGGAAGTTATTGCTGTATTAGTACCGACTGATTTCTTATTTAATAGGTTACCCCAGGTATTCTGTTTTTCTGGTAAAgctgttttatattttggttttgataAAGAAATCATAGCATTTTTCTGTCTACATGACTTtgattccataatattatgtcgatcctgaaaaaaaatattcaattaatgtacAGTGTCTACTAAATTATGtttcattttctataaaatacctataagaaaatatcaattacttaattttatttatatttattttcaatcgaAGTATGTTGTTTTTTTGAGGAGATAAACAATGTTGAATTAGCTTAGTgttgtgatttatttttatttaaactgagtcattgatttatattaaaacagatCTATGATCTGTGGTCAGGAAtcgtcatatttaaataatgaccaataactataataaactatttacacgttttaaaaaaatacagtaagtagataaaaataaagga
This genomic interval carries:
- the LOC132939893 gene encoding putative autophagy-related protein 11, encoding MESKSCRQKNAMISLSKPKYKTALPEKQNTWGNLLNKKSVGTNTAITSKIKPKKYSSIPEMNTKTMTKSVQCSDSPIDKECKSSNSLSVFNPIRTLQFLLKEIMEYPGVKNGDIAKIVDEMQVVVERIVDECAENLPSPKINNIPVMNYNSMVPTRDNDYCKDLKYDNSSQENKYLSVLLGKISELENHYSQLTKDNTKCKEKLQCVTSERDSLLEKYKESCNSLEKLNNREREYLDTITELKSKLIASDKLIRNQEIIITSLNKRLNNLPNKNKVKDKVNGNIQTEHNNTYQTILKENNEFNKITKSDLEKLAITRSLKDNEVSKLRSDIKQMKQIVLTGLENKDIKSVSMTSLKSEGDLIKDFPKYGDKSYVEHDIDTKYIAYNREASAIKLAKTELQQLFETIKKQTHNSKKLFNSTFVDNEKVLSDISDEEENSNVSNFMSVVTHSSC